A region from the Sutcliffiella horikoshii genome encodes:
- the grpE gene encoding nucleotide exchange factor GrpE yields MQKHHDFYTLREVKPLVNENNEQATVENEEVSTEETEETTEKVEEVEVSAEQQKISELEAKLEESENRLLRLQADFDNYRRRVRLDQEAAQKYRAQNLVTDILPALDNFERALKVESEDEKIKTFLQGMEMVHRQLVEALKSEGLESIEAVGQSFDPHLHQAVMQVEEGEAESNTVLEEFQKGYKLKDRVIRPSMVKVKQ; encoded by the coding sequence ATGCAAAAACATCATGATTTTTACACTTTGAGGGAGGTGAAACCATTGGTAAACGAGAACAACGAACAAGCAACAGTTGAAAATGAAGAAGTATCAACAGAGGAAACAGAAGAAACGACGGAAAAAGTAGAAGAAGTTGAAGTTTCTGCAGAACAACAAAAAATTTCTGAATTAGAAGCTAAGCTTGAGGAGTCGGAAAACCGCCTGCTTCGCTTACAAGCCGATTTTGATAACTACCGTCGTCGTGTGAGACTTGACCAAGAGGCTGCACAGAAATACCGTGCACAAAATCTTGTTACAGATATACTTCCTGCTCTTGATAACTTTGAGCGTGCGCTTAAAGTAGAATCAGAGGATGAGAAAATCAAAACATTTTTACAAGGCATGGAAATGGTGCACCGTCAGTTAGTGGAAGCACTAAAATCTGAAGGGCTAGAATCCATTGAAGCAGTTGGACAGTCATTCGATCCACACCTACACCAGGCAGTCATGCAGGTGGAAGAGGGAGAAGCGGAATCCAACACTGTTTTAGAAGAATTCCAAAAAGGGTATAAGCTCAAAGACCGCGTCATCCGCCCATCCATGGTAAAAGTAAAGCAGTAA
- the hrcA gene encoding heat-inducible transcriptional repressor HrcA, which produces MLTERQLLVLQVIIDDFIRSAQPVGSRTLSKKDEISFSSATIRNEMADLEELGFIEKTHTSSGRVPSEKGYRYYVDHLLSPERLTKRDVFEIKSIFREQIYELEKTVQKSAQILSDLTKYTSIVLGPGVRDHRLKNLQIIPINAEQAVAIIVTDTGHVENRMFSFPATMDSSDIQKMVNILNERLVGVPLSELINKLYKEVATLLRSHIGNYENILQSLSSTLYMEEKDRVFFGGKTNMLAQPEFNDINKIRSLMLLIDQGKDLSQHIRAKEAGIHIKIGSENNIPGMEGCSIISASYSIGPEQLGTIALLGPTRMEYSRVVSLLQLVSSDLSQAVNKLYQKD; this is translated from the coding sequence GTGCTTACAGAACGACAGTTGTTAGTATTGCAAGTCATAATTGACGACTTTATCCGATCTGCACAACCTGTTGGCTCCAGAACGCTCTCGAAGAAAGATGAAATTTCGTTCAGTTCAGCCACTATCCGAAACGAGATGGCAGATTTGGAGGAATTAGGATTTATTGAAAAAACTCATACTTCCTCAGGAAGAGTCCCGTCAGAAAAAGGGTACCGCTATTATGTGGATCACCTGCTTTCTCCTGAAAGGCTGACAAAAAGGGATGTATTTGAAATTAAATCCATCTTTCGTGAGCAAATATATGAACTAGAAAAAACTGTTCAAAAATCAGCCCAGATTCTTTCTGATCTGACCAAATACACATCCATTGTCCTTGGACCGGGTGTACGGGATCACAGGCTTAAAAACCTTCAAATTATCCCAATTAATGCAGAACAGGCAGTTGCCATCATTGTGACGGATACAGGCCATGTGGAAAATCGAATGTTTTCGTTTCCTGCCACCATGGACTCATCCGATATACAAAAAATGGTCAATATTTTAAATGAACGCTTAGTCGGAGTGCCTCTCTCAGAGCTTATCAACAAGCTTTATAAAGAAGTGGCAACCTTGTTAAGGTCTCATATCGGAAACTACGAAAATATACTGCAATCCTTAAGTTCCACTCTTTACATGGAAGAAAAGGATAGGGTGTTTTTCGGGGGCAAAACGAACATGCTTGCCCAACCCGAATTTAATGACATCAACAAGATTCGTTCATTGATGTTATTGATAGACCAAGGCAAGGATTTGTCTCAGCATATTCGTGCAAAAGAAGCTGGCATCCATATAAAGATAGGCAGTGAGAATAATATTCCTGGGATGGAGGGCTGCAGCATCATTTCAGCCAGTTATTCCATCGGACCCGAACAGCTTGGCACGATCGCTTTGCTTGGTCCGACCAGAATGGAATATTCGCGTGTGGTCAGTCTCTTGCAACTTGTCAGTTCTGACCTATCACAGGCGGTCAATAAACTGTATCAAAAGGACTGA
- the hemW gene encoding radical SAM family heme chaperone HemW, whose protein sequence is MIKSAYIHIPFCEHICHYCDFNKVFLKNQPVDAYLEFMDVEMKNTIDRFPTQHLETIFVGGGTPTALNQKQLSYLLESIQRNFDVVPDIEYTFEANPGDLSLEKLRLLKEGGVNRLSFGVQSFNDDLLKRIGRSHRKTDVFKSIEHAREAGFDNISVDLIYSLPDQTVEDFQDTLYTAFSLGMEHYSAYSLIIEPKTVFYNLMSKGKLPLPTQEEETSMYDVLLNEMEKHGYHQYEISNFAKEGYESKHNLTYWDNESYYGIGAGAHSYTEGVRRANHGPLKKYMDSISETGFPYKEEHVVTREERIEEEMFLGLRKTQGVSISRFERKFDAEMLNILKGPIEENIQKGLLEQRGDFIRLTKKGKFLGNEVFQAFIGAI, encoded by the coding sequence GTGATTAAATCAGCCTATATCCATATTCCATTTTGTGAGCATATTTGTCATTATTGCGATTTTAATAAAGTTTTTCTAAAAAATCAGCCAGTGGATGCCTATTTGGAGTTCATGGATGTGGAAATGAAAAATACAATAGATCGTTTTCCGACTCAACATTTGGAAACCATCTTTGTTGGAGGTGGAACTCCGACGGCTTTAAACCAAAAGCAGTTATCCTACCTATTGGAATCCATTCAACGAAACTTTGATGTGGTGCCTGACATAGAATATACCTTTGAAGCAAATCCTGGAGATTTATCTCTTGAGAAGCTGCGGTTATTAAAAGAGGGCGGGGTAAATCGCCTAAGTTTTGGCGTTCAAAGCTTTAATGATGACCTCTTGAAAAGAATAGGAAGATCTCATCGTAAAACGGATGTTTTTAAATCGATCGAGCATGCCAGAGAAGCTGGCTTTGATAATATTAGTGTGGATCTCATATACAGCCTTCCCGATCAAACGGTGGAGGATTTTCAGGATACCCTTTATACGGCATTTTCCCTTGGAATGGAACACTACTCTGCCTACTCGTTGATTATTGAACCGAAAACGGTGTTCTATAATCTGATGAGTAAGGGGAAACTCCCGCTTCCGACTCAAGAGGAAGAAACCAGCATGTATGATGTTCTTTTGAATGAAATGGAAAAGCATGGGTACCACCAGTATGAAATATCAAATTTTGCCAAGGAAGGTTATGAGAGCAAGCACAATCTCACATACTGGGATAATGAGTCCTATTACGGAATCGGAGCGGGTGCTCACAGTTATACAGAAGGTGTTCGCCGTGCAAACCATGGACCACTGAAGAAATATATGGATTCCATCAGTGAGACTGGATTTCCTTATAAAGAGGAACATGTGGTGACAAGAGAAGAAAGAATCGAAGAAGAGATGTTCTTAGGCTTACGCAAGACACAAGGAGTTTCTATCTCTAGATTTGAACGAAAATTCGACGCAGAGATGCTAAATATTCTTAAAGGGCCGATTGAAGAAAACATTCAAAAAGGGCTTTTGGAACAGCGAGGAGACTTTATCCGTTTAACAAAAAAAGGGAAATTTCTTGGGAATGAAGTTTTTCAAGCTTTTATTGGTGCGATCTGA
- the lepA gene encoding translation elongation factor 4 — protein sequence MNREERLKRQSKIRNFSIIAHIDHGKSTLADRILEKTSALTQREMKNQLLDSMDLERERGITIKLNAVQLRYKANDGEEYIFHLIDTPGHVDFTYEVSRSLAACEGAILVVDAAQGIEAQTLANVYLALDNNLEIMPVINKIDLPSAEPERVRQEIEDVIGLDASDAVLASAKAGIGIEDILEQAVERIPAPQGDPDAPLQALIFDSLFDPYRGVVAYIRVMHGTVKIGDKIKMMATGKEFEVNEVGVFTPKAVMLDELTVGDVGFLTAAIKNVGDTRVGDTITSAKNGAVTPLPGYRKLNPMVYCGLYPIDSAKFNDLRDALEKLELNDSALQYEPETSQALGFGFRCGFLGLLHMEIIQERIEREFNIDLITTAPSVIYQVHLTDGTELSVDNPSNMPDPQTIDRVEEPYVKATVMVPNEYVGAVMELCQDKRGNFIDMQYLDDIRVSIVYEIPLAEIVYDFFDQLKSNTKGYASFDYELIGYKPSKLVKMDILLNAEKVDALSFIVHNDSAYDRGKIIVEKLKELIPRQQFEVPIQAAVGQKIIARSTIKSMGKNVLAKCYGGDISRKRKLLDKQKEGKKRMKQVGSVEVPQEAFMAVLKMDDAAKKK from the coding sequence ATGAACAGAGAAGAACGGTTAAAACGACAATCAAAGATAAGAAACTTTTCCATCATCGCCCATATTGACCATGGGAAATCAACATTAGCAGACCGTATTTTAGAAAAAACGTCTGCATTGACACAAAGGGAAATGAAGAATCAATTGCTTGATTCCATGGACCTTGAACGTGAACGCGGGATTACCATTAAATTGAATGCCGTTCAATTACGATATAAAGCAAATGATGGCGAAGAATATATTTTCCATCTTATTGATACGCCTGGACACGTCGATTTTACATATGAGGTTTCCCGTAGTTTAGCCGCATGTGAAGGTGCCATTCTAGTGGTAGATGCAGCGCAAGGTATTGAAGCCCAAACGCTTGCAAACGTTTATTTGGCATTAGACAACAATCTGGAAATTATGCCAGTTATTAATAAGATAGACTTGCCTAGTGCAGAGCCAGAGCGTGTTCGCCAAGAAATAGAGGATGTTATTGGCTTGGATGCATCTGATGCAGTTTTAGCTAGTGCGAAGGCAGGCATTGGTATTGAAGATATTTTAGAGCAGGCTGTCGAGAGGATTCCTGCGCCACAAGGTGATCCTGATGCACCTTTGCAAGCACTTATTTTTGATAGCTTATTTGACCCATACCGTGGAGTTGTCGCTTACATTAGGGTAATGCATGGTACAGTTAAGATTGGCGATAAAATCAAAATGATGGCAACGGGAAAAGAGTTCGAGGTTAACGAAGTAGGTGTATTCACACCGAAAGCGGTGATGCTGGATGAACTGACAGTCGGTGATGTAGGCTTCTTAACTGCTGCTATCAAAAACGTTGGCGATACTCGTGTTGGTGATACAATCACGAGTGCGAAGAATGGTGCTGTTACACCGCTTCCAGGTTACCGAAAATTAAATCCAATGGTATACTGCGGACTTTACCCAATTGATTCAGCTAAATTCAATGATCTTCGTGATGCATTGGAAAAACTGGAACTTAATGATTCTGCACTACAATACGAACCTGAAACATCACAAGCGTTAGGCTTTGGTTTCCGTTGTGGCTTCTTGGGATTGCTTCATATGGAAATCATTCAGGAACGTATCGAGCGAGAATTTAATATTGATTTAATTACGACAGCCCCGTCTGTTATTTACCAGGTACATTTAACGGATGGAACAGAGCTGAGTGTAGATAATCCATCAAATATGCCTGATCCACAAACGATTGATCGTGTGGAAGAGCCTTATGTGAAAGCAACAGTGATGGTTCCAAACGAATATGTTGGAGCAGTTATGGAGCTTTGCCAGGATAAGCGTGGAAACTTTATTGATATGCAATATCTCGATGATATTCGAGTGAGTATCGTTTATGAAATTCCATTAGCTGAAATCGTATATGACTTTTTTGACCAATTAAAATCGAATACAAAAGGGTATGCCTCCTTTGATTATGAGTTGATTGGGTACAAGCCTTCCAAACTTGTGAAGATGGATATTCTTCTAAATGCTGAAAAAGTGGATGCACTATCCTTTATTGTTCATAACGATTCTGCCTACGACCGCGGAAAAATAATCGTGGAGAAATTAAAGGAACTTATACCAAGACAACAGTTTGAGGTTCCAATCCAAGCTGCAGTAGGTCAAAAAATTATCGCTAGGTCAACGATTAAATCGATGGGGAAGAACGTTCTTGCCAAATGTTACGGTGGAGATATTTCACGTAAACGTAAGCTTTTAGATAAGCAAAAAGAAGGTAAAAAACGTATGAAACAGGTTGGTTCTGTTGAAGTGCCACAAGAAGCGTTCATGGCGGTCCTGAAAATGGACGATGCAGCGAAGAAAAAGTGA
- a CDS encoding DUF3679 domain-containing protein, with amino-acid sequence MKRFMVKCLFISLVLFLGVLLGMQQANDGMRKMKGYDDPAFQGEAFRVAETAEGYNGTILGRQLDSQDMKEKQEKLEGIKAYNVFSSAGKKLADGVSGLMSGLFNKVQDTVEEKTG; translated from the coding sequence ATGAAGAGGTTTATGGTAAAATGTTTATTCATTTCCCTTGTGCTATTTCTTGGAGTGCTTTTGGGAATGCAACAGGCCAATGATGGGATGCGGAAAATGAAGGGATATGATGACCCCGCCTTTCAAGGAGAAGCCTTTCGTGTAGCGGAAACGGCTGAAGGCTATAATGGAACCATCTTGGGTCGTCAACTGGATTCTCAGGATATGAAAGAAAAACAAGAAAAGCTTGAAGGCATCAAAGCATACAACGTTTTCTCATCTGCTGGGAAAAAACTAGCAGACGGAGTCTCTGGTCTAATGAGCGGACTTTTCAACAAAGTTCAAGATACGGTAGAAGAGAAAACGGGATAA
- the spoIIP gene encoding stage II sporulation protein P gives MKGYRSSRIVILNGTSLKKSVVAVILGFILVFAVSGVMTSLKPEYRVSSSSIHEFSKRFSGESLLHIFGYTNAYFTQGLSSEAKAPNYASALFELTTSLNLDDPRSLIRNEIPGFAHYDGEILVAGSGVNYTDMPVESSPPMEVLLEERQASIIELEEEEEGEDTPPPAQTTGDKRTVFIYHSHSRESFLPYLEGVTSPNAASHPEVNVTRLGKKLQEELIQRGIGTDIDTTDTALALKNRGWVYGQSYDVTRPIVEEAMAGNQDINYLIDVHRDSGRRKSTTMDINGVPHARLYFVIGKKNQNYEKNQYLAEQIHNKLEKLHPGLSKGIFVPPAVETRNGIYNQDLSPNSMLIEVGGVDNTFEEMNRTLEIFAEVFGEIYWQAEKVDGEPEGDAQ, from the coding sequence ATGAAGGGCTACCGCTCCTCACGCATCGTAATATTAAATGGGACAAGCTTAAAAAAATCAGTCGTAGCAGTGATCTTAGGATTTATACTCGTCTTTGCGGTATCCGGTGTCATGACCTCTCTTAAACCAGAATATCGAGTCAGCTCAAGCTCCATCCATGAGTTCTCCAAACGATTCTCAGGGGAGTCGCTGTTACATATATTCGGTTATACAAATGCTTATTTTACACAAGGTCTTTCAAGTGAGGCAAAGGCGCCGAACTATGCTTCCGCTTTGTTTGAACTCACGACAAGTCTCAACCTTGATGACCCGCGAAGCCTTATTCGAAACGAAATCCCGGGTTTTGCTCATTATGACGGAGAAATTCTTGTAGCAGGATCTGGAGTCAATTATACAGATATGCCAGTGGAATCATCGCCTCCCATGGAAGTGTTGCTAGAAGAGAGACAAGCTTCCATCATTGAGTTAGAGGAGGAAGAAGAGGGTGAGGATACGCCGCCTCCTGCGCAGACAACGGGAGATAAGCGGACCGTTTTTATCTATCATTCTCACTCAAGGGAATCGTTTTTGCCGTATTTGGAAGGCGTGACAAGTCCGAATGCTGCGAGTCACCCTGAAGTCAATGTAACGAGGCTTGGCAAAAAGCTTCAGGAAGAATTGATTCAGCGCGGAATCGGAACGGACATAGATACTACCGATACGGCTTTGGCTTTAAAAAATAGAGGTTGGGTGTATGGACAGTCCTATGATGTGACCCGTCCAATTGTGGAAGAGGCAATGGCAGGCAACCAAGACATCAATTACCTGATTGACGTTCACCGAGACTCCGGTAGAAGGAAAAGTACCACTATGGATATTAACGGCGTCCCGCATGCCCGACTTTATTTTGTCATAGGGAAGAAAAATCAAAACTATGAAAAGAACCAATACTTGGCTGAACAGATCCACAATAAATTAGAGAAGCTGCACCCTGGTTTAAGTAAAGGTATATTTGTACCTCCGGCTGTCGAAACTCGTAATGGCATCTATAATCAAGATTTATCTCCTAATTCCATGCTGATAGAGGTTGGGGGAGTAGATAATACGTTTGAAGAGATGAACCGTACCCTGGAGATTTTTGCTGAAGTTTTCGGTGAAATCTACTGGCAGGCAGAAAAGGTAGACGGAGAGCCTGAAGGGGACGCACAATGA
- the gpr gene encoding GPR endopeptidase, which yields MTQPQQPLDLSKYEVRTDLAIEANQMAIEKQNRQNGTNQNAQNQTNANNQTNENNQKSAQPVSAIEGVVVKERQTDGVNITTVTISDKGAEMTGKKPGNYLTLETVGIRQKDSDLQKKVEEVFAKEFSAFLNSLNISKDASCLVVGLGNTNVTPDALGPLVCENLLITRHLFKLQPESVQDGFRPVSAIIPGVMGITGIETSDIIVGVVEQSKPDFVIAIDALAARSIERVNATIQISDSGIHPGSGVGNKRKELSIETLGIPVIAIGIPTVVDAVSMASDTIDFILKHFGKEMREGDSPSRSLAPAGMTFGEKRTLTEEDLPGEEHRKNFLGIVGTLEEEEKRRLIHEVLSPLGHNLMVTPKEVDDFIEDMANVVAEGLNAALHYHVNQDNVDAYTH from the coding sequence ATGACTCAACCACAACAACCTTTGGATTTAAGTAAATATGAAGTAAGAACGGATTTGGCAATTGAAGCCAACCAGATGGCTATAGAAAAACAAAATCGTCAAAATGGAACGAATCAGAATGCACAAAACCAAACAAATGCAAACAATCAAACCAACGAAAACAACCAAAAATCAGCACAACCAGTTTCAGCGATTGAAGGCGTAGTGGTAAAGGAAAGGCAAACAGATGGAGTGAATATCACGACCGTCACTATCTCTGACAAAGGGGCAGAGATGACTGGAAAGAAGCCGGGAAACTACCTCACACTTGAAACTGTGGGTATCCGCCAGAAGGACAGTGACCTTCAAAAGAAAGTAGAAGAGGTTTTTGCAAAAGAATTTAGTGCGTTTTTGAACTCGCTTAATATTTCCAAGGATGCAAGCTGTTTAGTAGTAGGACTGGGAAATACCAATGTTACCCCTGATGCCCTTGGTCCTTTAGTTTGTGAAAATTTATTAATAACGAGACATCTTTTCAAGCTTCAGCCTGAGTCGGTACAAGATGGGTTTAGGCCGGTAAGTGCGATTATCCCTGGTGTAATGGGGATTACAGGTATTGAAACAAGTGACATCATCGTCGGTGTGGTGGAGCAATCAAAACCTGATTTTGTCATTGCCATTGATGCATTGGCTGCAAGGTCCATTGAACGAGTAAATGCGACCATCCAGATTTCCGATTCAGGCATTCATCCCGGATCAGGGGTGGGCAACAAACGTAAAGAGCTTAGTATAGAAACACTAGGAATTCCGGTGATTGCTATTGGTATTCCAACGGTGGTAGACGCAGTTTCGATGGCCAGTGATACGATTGATTTCATCTTGAAGCATTTTGGTAAAGAAATGAGAGAAGGAGACAGTCCTTCAAGGTCCCTTGCGCCTGCAGGGATGACGTTCGGGGAAAAAAGGACGCTTACGGAAGAGGACCTGCCAGGGGAAGAACATCGCAAAAACTTCCTTGGAATCGTGGGGACGCTTGAGGAAGAGGAGAAGCGTAGATTAATTCACGAAGTTCTCTCTCCGCTAGGTCATAATCTGATGGTAACACCAAAAGAAGTAGATGATTTTATAGAAGATATGGCAAATGTCGTGGCAGAAGGTTTGAATGCTGCCCTGCATTATCATGTGAACCAGGATAATGTAGATGCATATACACACTAA
- the rpsT gene encoding 30S ribosomal protein S20: MPNIKSAIKRVKTNDVRRAHNATIKSSMRTAVKKVEAFVANNDVEGAKTAYLEAAKRLDKAAQNGIIHKNAANRQKSRLAKKVNGATA, from the coding sequence ATGCCAAACATTAAATCTGCTATCAAACGTGTAAAAACTAACGATGTACGTCGTGCTCATAACGCTACTATCAAGTCTTCTATGCGTACTGCTGTGAAGAAAGTAGAAGCTTTTGTTGCTAACAACGATGTTGAAGGTGCAAAAACTGCTTACCTAGAAGCTGCTAAACGTTTAGACAAAGCTGCGCAAAACGGTATCATCCACAAAAATGCAGCAAACCGTCAAAAATCTCGCCTAGCGAAAAAAGTAAACGGAGCTACTGCATAA
- the holA gene encoding DNA polymerase III subunit delta, which translates to MGIEALKKIKAKHFAPIYLLLGTEAFLMKEIRDSIIEHALDEEEHDFNLSFYDMEEQPVDIAIEDAETLPFMGERRVVVLSNPFFLTAEKSKSKVEHNTDRFLAYIQEAAPYTIFVIQASYEKLDERKKVVKQLKKQAEVIEVQPLGERDLKTWMKEKAMQNGADLSDAAAEELLKIAGVNLSVLSQEINKMAMYIGVSEPEISVDTVKLLAAKSIEHSVFELIEKMVHRRVDEALELFYDLVRNNEEPIKLHALIANQFRLLYQVKDLSEQGYSQQKMAGILRVHPYRVKLASQQGRYFERAELMKMVDDLAEADYLMKSGKIDKQLAMEMLLIKLAPVK; encoded by the coding sequence ATGGGAATCGAAGCATTGAAAAAAATAAAGGCCAAACATTTTGCGCCAATATACTTATTATTGGGAACGGAAGCATTTCTAATGAAAGAAATTAGAGATTCCATCATAGAGCATGCACTCGATGAAGAGGAGCATGATTTCAATCTTTCCTTTTATGATATGGAAGAACAGCCAGTGGATATAGCCATTGAAGATGCAGAAACATTGCCTTTTATGGGAGAAAGACGAGTGGTGGTTTTATCAAATCCATTCTTTCTGACTGCAGAAAAAAGTAAAAGCAAAGTAGAACATAATACAGACCGATTTCTTGCATACATACAAGAAGCTGCACCATATACCATATTTGTCATACAGGCCTCATATGAAAAGTTGGACGAGCGGAAAAAGGTAGTGAAACAGTTAAAAAAGCAGGCCGAGGTCATTGAAGTTCAACCATTGGGTGAGCGGGACCTTAAGACGTGGATGAAGGAAAAAGCCATGCAAAACGGAGCCGATCTAAGTGATGCGGCTGCAGAAGAACTGCTGAAAATCGCAGGTGTCAACCTGTCCGTCCTTTCACAGGAAATCAATAAAATGGCGATGTATATCGGCGTTTCTGAACCGGAAATTTCCGTTGATACAGTTAAGCTGTTGGCGGCGAAATCCATAGAACATTCGGTGTTTGAGTTGATTGAAAAAATGGTACATAGGCGAGTGGACGAAGCATTGGAGCTGTTTTATGATTTGGTGCGCAACAATGAAGAGCCAATCAAACTACACGCGTTGATTGCAAATCAGTTCCGCCTGTTGTATCAAGTAAAAGATTTAAGTGAACAAGGATATAGTCAGCAAAAGATGGCGGGTATTTTACGAGTGCATCCATACCGTGTAAAATTAGCATCCCAACAAGGCAGGTATTTTGAGCGAGCGGAACTAATGAAAATGGTGGACGACCTAGCTGAGGCTGATTATTTGATGAAAAGCGGGAAAATAGATAAACAGCTGGCGATGGAAATGCTGCTGATCAAACTTGCCCCGGTGAAATGA
- a CDS encoding YqzM family protein: protein MNEFEKSVQSKRNDAVDSGVGFIVSFGFFATIFAMATLIQYLGS from the coding sequence ATGAACGAATTTGAGAAAAGCGTCCAAAGTAAACGAAACGATGCAGTAGATTCTGGTGTCGGTTTTATCGTATCCTTCGGTTTTTTCGCAACAATCTTTGCAATGGCAACATTGATTCAGTACCTAGGATCTTAA